In Glycine max cultivar Williams 82 chromosome 10, Glycine_max_v4.0, whole genome shotgun sequence, the DNA window GATATATTTTTGAAGGAAAACTAAGGTTACAAATGgatgaggatgtctcctccatcCCTAGAACCCTAAAATCACTCCTAAAACCTAAACTCTCTTGAAGGCTGGAGCTTTGCTCTGTTTTTCGTCTCTATGGGTGTGTCTCTTTGTTTTCTCTGGTGTCTTCTCTgatgtttcttcttttcttaacgccaacttcagtgttttaaaggctcttggacgtttcagattctgaaggctcgcttagcgccattttcTCGCTAAGCACgagttagtgaattttggcttagtgaGCTCAACGGGCTATGCGTGAGAAGGGACAAATGACTCATTGAGCAAGCTGACGGCGCGCTAAGCGCGGGCATCTGAGAtagatcctcttctagggtttccctaTGCGCTAAGCGGGCTaagtgcctcgcttagcggatgtcacTTGCTAAGCTtatatgcctcgcttagcgagacaccagttGCTAGACCTTCTCTTCATTTggcctgaaactgaagttgattcacattaattcacaaaaatgGGAGTATCtgctgagcaaaatcaaactaaccatgaaaatatgtacaaatcctacaaaaagaaccataaattgagggaaagatgttaatttcatataactattcaatacaaaagttagtcgtaaatgacgactaacatactcccccaaatttaaaattttgcttgtcctcaagcaaagaaataacagtttacttgtcctcaagtgacagaATTCACAGTGGCTAATCAAAAGATGTGTTTGTtccaaaaaaattcaatcacatgacatAAGTAGCAAGCAATGCTTCAACCAATAGCTCTTTACAAAGATATGCAGAAtttcaaagatatgaacatgattattaagTAGCACAAGTGAAATAAGCCGACAAgcaagacagatatcaaggaaggttCATCAAGCCAATGCCTCACGGTCACTGTTTCTCTcacaagcacaagtgtttaaggcaATTATCCAAttcaacaaccaacacaagtctcaacttttgaatttcatctcatgacATACAATCACAAACACATAAATTGAATCTGAAGAACTTTCTTGGCTTGTAATTTGGCTGGGCTTCAAACAAttcttggtttttctaggatgcaaaagcttaggttctaggagagcattcatccttagatcaacttttttctttttattccagcTTCTATTGACTTGTCACATACATTTAAGGCACTTAGATTATGAAACAACACACACATACTTTTATTCTTGAAATATctccattctttttttttagcaGTTTTTACTTACTGCTTCTTGACACAATTTCTGTGTGGCTGTTATTTGTCTCACCCTAATTACCATCACCCAACATCtttccccaaatttgggacaaattttctttgaaccatgatgctctcctacaacctaagcaAAGGTAGATGGAGATTATAATTCAACAAGCTTAGGGTTTCAACTCAATCAATCATATTCAAGCTCAAAatgggtgcaagggattcatcattcatgaacaaggtaagctatttggctaagtggctaattcaatcaatcacgaccttcatcatttccaaattcatgcattcatttagtattcagagattcatgcaaaaatcggtACTCAATGCTAGTCGTCCTCTCACAATTAAGGTTCACACAACTCACCGGGTTATGGCTAATGATTACCTTCACAATTTTTCTgtcaaacaaactaacaatttcACTCACATGTTcctaatttatgttatttctcTTCTAATTACCGCATATTTATTCAAAGCATGTGATCTTCTTATCAATTCAATTGAATGTTTACAAGATTAGTTATATACACAAACTAAACTATGGTTAGAACATAAGCTAACTAGAGTTAACAGAAAGTTAACAACTAAGCTAACAGAATTAGTTGCTAACTAAGGTCCCAAATGGAAAATAAAGAATACAATTGTTGTAGAACTTGTCTAATCCTAATACCCTCTCTCAAGGTGGGCAATGTATATTAACAAGGCCCAACTTGCACACATTCTGCTTGAAAGGATTAGGATACAAGGCCTTAGTGAACACATCATCTAGTTGACATCCAGAAGGAGCATGGGACAATAGAATGAGACCTTCTTGAATCTTTATATGAATTAAATGACAATCTACTTTAATATGCTTAGTTCTCTCATGAAATGAGGGATTCTTGGCAAGCTAAATTGCAGACTCACTATCAGAAAAAGTACAAAAAGGAACAAGAATAGGAAGATGAAGATCATCACAAAGGTACTTCAGCCACTATAATTCACAAGCAAGAGAAGCAAGAGCTCTATACACAGCTTCAGTAGAACTCCTAGAAATTGTGGTTTGTTTCTTAGCTTTCCAAGAGATCAAGGATTTTCCaagaaaaatacaataaccAGTGATTGATTTTCTGCTAACTGGACATATCGCCCAATCTGAATCAAAGAAGACTTGGATCTTCAAGTCATTATCAACAGAATAGAATAGGCCTAAGCCTGGAGATCCCTTCAAATGTCTCAAAATCCTTAAAGCAACTTGTAAGTGAGGAGTTCTAAGCTTGGAAACAAATTGACTGACATGTTGAACAACAAAAGCAATGTCTGGTCGAGTATTGGCTAAGTTATGGAGTCTTCCAATAAGTCTCCTGATAGAAGTGGCATCTTCTAGAAGATCTCCTTCATCAGAATTCAATCTAACAGAAGCATTAGCAGGAGAATTGGCTCTCTTGCAACTAGTAAGACCAAATTCAGAAAGGATTTCCAAACAATACTTCCTTTGATTAAAAACCAAACTAGCCTTAGATCTTGCAACCTCAAAGCCTAAGAAAAACTTCAAATCACCCAGATATTTAATGTGAAATTGATCATGAAGCTGCTGTTTgactgaattgattttagctaaATTATTTCCAGTAAGTACAACCTCATCAACATAAACTAATAATGTTGTAAAAGAAGAAGCAGTTTTCTTGACAAACAAGGAATAGTCTGAAGTACACTGAACATAATTAAGTTGAAGGAGAGTAGAAGACAACTTCTGATTCCACTGCCTActagcttgcttcaatccatacaaTGATTTTTGCAATTTACATACAAGGCTAGGATAAAAAATGTGCATGCCAGGTGGAGGTTTCATGTAAACCTCATCATAGAGGTCTCCATATAGAAAGGAATTATCCACATCAAGCTACTGAAGATACCAATTGTTGGCAACAACAACTGACAAAAGAAACCGCACGATAGTTGACTTGGCAACTGGTGAAAAGGTTTCAAAAAAATCAACCCCTTCTGTTTGTGTAAAACCTTGAGCCACTGGCCTAGCTTTGTATCTCTCCAAAGTACCATATGCCTTATAGTTAACTTTGTAAACCCATCTACAACCCACAAAAGAGGCTTGCCTGAAGGAAGCTTAACCAAAGACCATGTTCTGTTAGCCTGAAGAGCATGTAGTTCTGTCATCATAGCCTCTCTCCAACAATCAATTTTTCTTGCCTCTTTAAAGGAATGAGGCTCAGGATGAGCAAAGATGGACAAGCaaaaagaagcatgataaaCAAAACacttaaaataagaaagaaaggatTACAAAGGATAAGGAGTTGTAAAATGAggagaagaataagaagaaatagTGCCACAGTAGTAATCAGACAAATAACCAGGAGGTTTTTTGAGTCTAGTTGAGAATCTGATAGGATCCGTAGTGATTGGAAATATGTCATTATTAGAAACAGATTTAGTAGAAGAATTGGACAAAAGTTATAGTACTTGATTCTTATAAGATAAATGTTGATGAAAATCTTGAGTTTGAGTAgaaatatcaacatcaacaaGAGAGTCAAAATTGGAAAAATCAGAAGAAACACCATTGAAAGTACCAGTATCAATGTTGGCAATGGTAAAAGGAAAAACTTTCTCATAAAAGATCACATTTCTTGAAACAAGAAAAGAATGAGAgtggagattaaaaaaaaagagctttTTGTACCATTCTTGTAGCCAAGAAAAATGAATTTGGAAGCCCATTTATCAAATTTAGTTATGCCTGAATCCAAAGTATATGCAAAAGCCAGACAACCAAAAGTTCTGAGGTTTGAAAAATtaggtttaaaaccaaaaacaagTTGAAAAGGGGATTTGTTATGATTTAAAAAGGAGGATGGCAGCCTGTTGACAATATAGACAACATGTCTAATAGCATAAGACAAAAAATGAATAGGAAGCTTAGATtgaaacaacaaagcatgaccaACATTTAAAAGATGCTGAtgttttctttcaacaatgccatTCTGCTGAGGAGTCTCAGGACAAGATGTCTCATGAAAGATTTCATGTGTggcaaaaaaatatgttaaaaagaaCTCCTTAACATTATCTGAtcttaatttcttcaattttactGAAAATTGGTTTTGAATGAGGAGAATAAAGTTTTGAAGCACAGTTTTAACCTCAGCTTTAGTTTTTAGTAAGTAGATCCAAGTGAATCTACTATAGTCATTGACAACTGTTAAGAAAAATCGATGGCCTTCAAAAGAGGGAATAGAATATGTACATAGCAAAAAACATTGATACAGTTCCAGTTCTTTCCACAGAATCTTCAGACGAGTATAATACTCAGAAATGCTGGAATCAGCTTGCTTACAACTCTGGATTTGATCTTGATAATCAAAAGTGTGAAACTTGTCAGAATTTGAAAAATGATCCTTGAGATCTTTCTAGATTTCAAATGCCAAATCCATCCACATCACAAATTGCTTGATCGAAGGACTCATGGAACGAGTGAGCCATGGCATCACCATGCGATTGCAACGCCTCCAAGCTTCATGCAATGGATCTGTTGGCGGAGGACAGGGAAGTGTGCCAAAGAGAAAATGATCTTTGTTCTTGGATTCAAGTGCCACAATCATATCACGTTCTCATTGATGAAAGTTGCTTTCGGTCAACGGTGGTGAAACAAGAGCAACGACAGGATTCTCTTCGGGATGAAGAAAATAGGGATTGGCAGGGTTGACAAGGTGATCGAAAGTTGAATGCTGATTGTTAACAACCATGGTTGATAAAAAAGAAGACAAGAAGGATCAAAAAAGGAAACTGAATCTCAAATAGAGAAAGGCGGAAGAATGATGAATGAAGATAGCTTCGTGTACAGGGATGATACCATGAAAGAAACTCTAACAGAAATTGGAGGGAAAAATCAATTTCTGGAATGATCTTCTTATCAATTCAACTGAATGTTTACAAGATTAGCTATATACACAAGCTAAACTATGGTTAGAACATAAGCTAACTAGAGTTAGTTGTAACTAACTATAAAACTAACCAAAAACAGAAAGTTAACAACTAAGCTAACAGAATTAGTTGCTAACTAAGGTCCAAAACGGAAAATAAAGAATACAATTATCGTAGAACTTGTCTAATCCTAATAGTAAATAGGGCTCGTGTCAGGAGGACCTTCACCTAACCAAGCTTGACAACCTCATCAAATGCTTGGCATTCCAAGATTGGTGTGAGAGTATCCCTTTGAGAAGGACTATAAATTTTCTATGATGTGAAACTTGAAATTTCTGTGAGTGACGAGGAACTGTACCAAGTTGTAGAGGTGTATGGATCCATACAGAATCAAAGATAGTTATTATCGAAGTGAAATCAGTTGACTACTAGAATGAGAGTTGAATAATGACACAAAAgtttattagattattttttcacataagcgcactttgtttttgatttttcttctcaaGCTTTTGGCTTCAAAATTAGAATACTTATAGGAgtaaaaaattttcttttacaagtatttggataaaataatattttagagtaAAAAGCTTCAAGTAATCTTGTGTTCTACTACTTTAAATCCTACGCTTAGAATCACAAAATCtattagactttttttttttgttttttgtttttacttttcttgcttGGAGTAGATGTTGCTTCTaaacaataaaacaattttatagcCTTTTGATCAAATATCAAAGTTactcttttcaaaaataatttttaagcacacaacaacaaaaataaacaagaaacaACAGGGAAGGAAACAATCACACTAAGAAATTATACAGATTCACCTCAACCTGAGCTATATCTAGTATCTACACCTATAGGCTTTTCCCACTAAGACCCCAGTTAGGAATCACCCTGATATTCTCTAAGCATCTGAAGGCTCtactaaagtatttttttttcaaaaagcctCTCTCGACTTACATCCTCAGTAGAAATTGCTACCAAACTCACACAACACTTGTTGTGTTCACATTGAACTTCAAAAACAATAGTCTTCTGACTTCTCTTCTGCATTCTTTCCTCTAATCTTAGTTTCCAGTATTGACATTACCTTAgtgataattaaaaatcaaaattgattacctaattattaagaataaattctttttgaagttgaattattttattctagtTTAGGTACTTCCTTTTACAAAGATTTTGTCTAATTGAATTGACCCATACTTCTATGATAACTATGTTCAATTAAACTTCATAATAACTCATAAGCGCTCCTCGTAAAACCtaacattattttttgtgatttagATTTTACATATAGATTCGTAAAATTCCAACAATTTGGTTCATCTTTCAGTTCTTTCCAAATTATCTAAAGGGTGTAAACATGAGACCAACAAATTTACATGAATTAGCTCGATAATAATCAAACTAAAAGGAATTCAAACATTAATAAAAGGGGGAGAAATGATCAATTTGAAATCATACTTAATGTATCATGAGCATTGCCCTATCCCAAAAACTAAAGAAACAATTCAAACATACTAAATGAGAAACCACAAAGATGAATCAAGAACATTCAAATCGGGAAAGAGGAAGAGAGACGATCCTTGTGTCATTGCTTATGCCCAAGGTTTCCCTCAGTTGGAGACTTTGTAAAACAAATTCTAAAAGGTCTATTTAAAACCTAAACAAGTCATGGGTCAGAgcccaatttaaaatttaaaaatctgcATATAGAAACTTTGATGCTCTCACATCAATGTGGCTATGCCCATAGAGGTGTTGGGAAGGGGTTGAAAGAGCTTCTTACGGTTTTCATTAGCATATGCCTTCAGCTCCTCCAACATTTTCCTTTACGTCTTGAGTTGGGCATCATTCATGCTTTTGATTAGCGTGACCAATCAGAAGTGTTCCTCTACAACATTCAACATACCATTAAAATCCTTTGTGTGCTTCTTCTCCATAACAATTTTGTTAGACAAGTTTTTAAGGTGCATGTGGAGCTCATGCTCATCTAAGCAGTCCTCATTCAACTCTAGATTGAGGAGGATAGGTGGGCCTTGTGTCATATAACATTGGATAATAGAATCCACACTAGGGTTGTTGAAGGAGAAAACCCGCATACCAGGTGAGAACATAATTACAACAAGATCCACACCATAAAGGGTGGTAAGCTCACTTGCTTTCTTGAAAACCCCGGTGCGACGCTTTGAGAACGTCACTCAAAGGTTACACTTGTTGCTCATCTTCTTGATCTTTTGCGGACTTTGGTATTCTTAATGATGTTGTTCAAGTGTGGCACATTTTCTGAATCCATGGGTTATAGGCTATGCTATCTTATGTGATATGAAATATGACAAGAGGTTGGGTTCAATTTATAGGAATACTTAGAGTGTGGTTTGGCAAACCAATTAACACGCCTCTATGAACTTGCTAACTTGTGTTTTGAAAGCTTTATATGGTATTCATTCAATTGTAGTTGTATATTAACCttccttaattatttaacatttgGGATAAATATATGTACATTTGCAAGTAAATGTTTTTAAGGTACTCTCCATGTACACTCTCAATCTTATCATTtcattgaaaaaaattgtttaatattcTCTCTGTCCCTTTTTTATAAGTCTCtcttcataaaattatttattcctttttataagatatttttttaatttctagatgcattgtttattttttcttaaaatacccttaattaattaacaattttttaactagaaaattaataaaaactaggaattaaggaaagtaactttttctctccctttttaaGATTGGATAATATGAATAGCCTTAAAAATTATTCTCTctccaaaattaattaattagatgagAAGAGATTAAGTGGAAAGagagatattaattttttttaaaaaaaattaagtataattTTGGAAAAACAATACAAATAATTGACAACTTTAATCTAATTAACTACTTTTTTAGAGGtgtgaattagttaaaaatatatttaaaaataatggagggagtaattaattaagaagaaTAGGTAATTGTTTACTATATGTCAAAAATGTTTTGGTGCACCTGACTTTATACTTACTTTGCACTATAATGTATTAAATTTAGAGTTAATATTAATTTCCAACATGTCATTGGTTCAAGTAAAACTAtgcttagatttttttttaaaagtcttgGTCTTGGATTTGAGTTTTAGGAATGACAAAAACAAAGTCCGAAGGAAAACCTTACTAAAGGTTGCTAGATAAGTTTTTTTAGCAAAGAATAGTCATTAATAAAACTAGTAgatattttacatttaatacaaaaaaatcatatagtaataattcaatttatactatatattttatcaaattactacaatatataatttattaatataataaaacaatatattaattattataataattatttaatgtaataattaaattaaataatacattaattataatgattttattaattaattagtataacaattaaatttatactatattaaaaatattttaacaaaattccAATTGAGATGTGTAttgcatttaaatttaatatgggGTTATAAGATTAACTTAATGGtgaaggaagaatgaaagagaagGAGAGGTCATGGGTTTAAAATTCCACTAACAAATTAGCAATTAATAATCTAATATTtggccaataaaaaaataaaaaatttaaatttaatattctgTTGAAAATTAAGTATATTAAATTACTATATTAATTTACTATATGCTGGTTGATATATTTAATAGCATGTGGAATTTAATTCaatataattcatataaaaattaatataataataagtatgtactaaaaaataaaactaatgtccctaaataatatattcttttgttattatattaatttttatatgaattatattaaattaaatttcaccaCTAAACCAATCTTATAGCtacatattaaatttaaatgtaatacacgtataaatttagattttgttaaactatttttaatatagtACAAATTTAATTGGTATACTTACTAATCAATAAattcattataattaatatcttaatcaatttaattattacattaaataattactatattatttactatattaataa includes these proteins:
- the LOC106794744 gene encoding uncharacterized mitochondrial protein AtMg00810-like, with product MTELHALQANRTWSLVKLPSGKPLLWVVDGFTKLTIRHMLDVDNSFLYGDLYDEVYMKPPPGMHIFYPSLVCKLQKSLYGLKQASRQWNQKLSSTLLQLNYVQCTSDYSLFVKKTASSFTTLLVYVDEVVLTGNNLAKINSVKQQLHDQFHIKYLGDLKFFLGFEVARSKASLVFNQRKYCLEILSEFGLTSCKRANSPANASVRLNSDEGDLLEDATSIRRLIGRLHNLANTRPDIAFVVQHVSQFVSKLRTPHLQVALRILRHLKGSPGLGLFYSVDNDLKIQVFFDSDWAICPVSRKSITGYCIFLGKSLISWKAKKQTTISRSSTEAVYRALASLACEL